One part of the Kryptolebias marmoratus isolate JLee-2015 linkage group LG2, ASM164957v2, whole genome shotgun sequence genome encodes these proteins:
- the mrpl44 gene encoding 39S ribosomal protein L44, mitochondrial, protein MSAGYMFSRGVLTFGIHRQLVCRGVTLSQVRGKKRWMKTYMFLMAKKLKLEGPPPPKPRSQHPNWDYRAEVQAFSTRLHENFSLELLKTAFVNPCYVRAEQEKREELGVDSETTALVLQDNVQLRQKGAEFTERFLTDWCRASFPNLPDEGIEAVVGHLASPAVVTHTARNLGIEDLTMSAEFPIPDEVLHSTFMAVIGALQESSGAERTGFFLRDFLVTQLIGKDLFDMWTVVNPMGLLVEEMTKRNIPLPEPRLIRAAGASTVLPLYFVGLYSDKKLLAQGPGETLIGAEEEAARVALRKLYGYTENRKPFDFSPQQQPQRPLLQSASSN, encoded by the exons ATGTCTGCGGGTTACATGTTCAGTCGCGGCGTGCTAACATTTGGAATACATCGCCAGCTTGTTTGCAGAGGTGTTACACTTTCTCAGGTTAGAGGGAAAAAGCGATGGATGAAAACGTACATGTTCCTAATGGCGAAGAAGTTGAAGCTCGAAGGACCTCCTCCACCGAAGCCACG GTCACAGCATCCTAACTGGGATTACCGTGCTGAGGTCCAAGCTTTCAGCACCCGCCTCCACGAGAACTTCTCCCTGGAGCTGCTTAAAACGGCCTTTGTCAACCCCTGTTACGTGCGGGCGGAGCAGGAGAAGAGGGAGGAGTTGGGCGTGGACTCGGAGACCACAGCCCTGGTTCTTCAGGATAATGTCCAGCTACGTCAGAAGGGAGCAGAATTCACCGAACGCTTCCTGACCGACTGGTGCAGGGCAAGCTTCCCTAACCTGCCAGACGAGGGAATAGAGGCTGTTGTCGGGCATCTCGCAAGCCCGGCTGTTGTAACGCACACAGCAAGAAATCTGGGCATCGAGGACCTGACCATGAGCGCAGAGTTTCCTATTCCAGATGAAGTGCTCCATTCTACATTTATGGCAGTGATCGGAGCTCTGCAGGAGAGCAGCGGAGCAGAGAGAACTGGGTTTTTTCTTAGA GACTTCCTGGTGACTCAGCTGATAGGAAAAGACCTGTTTGACATGTGGACTGTGGTCAACCCCATGGGGCTACTGGTGGAGGAAATGACGAAGAGGAACATTCCTCTGCCAGAGCCTCGACTCATCAGAGCTGCTGGAGCCAGTACTGTCCTACCGCTCTACTTTGTAGGCCTGTACAG TGACAAAAAGCTGCTGGCCCAGGGTCCAGGAGAGACACTTATTGGAGCTGAGGAGGAAGCGGCACGCGTGGCCCTTCGCAAACTTTACGGCTACACCGAGAACCGCAAACCCTTCGACTTCTCTCCACAACAACAACCTCAGCGACCGTTACTCCAGTCTGCCAGCAGCAATTAA
- the dnaaf1 gene encoding dynein assembly factor 1, axonemal, giving the protein MENQLEGGDTSKTPGTSGSEDVVRSCDQDKLEDKKLKKSSLQKENQSEPRMTKKFLKDHCKQNKLYLTPCLNDTLYLHFKGFSTIENLEEYTGLKCLWLESNGLRRIENLDAQTDLRCLFLQQNLISKLENLEPLNKLCTLNVSNNYIHVIENISCLPDLSTLQIAHNKLESVGDVEHLRRCQAVSVLDLSHNLLHDPDILCVLEAMPELRVLNLTGNEMVRKIPNYRKTVIVRLKQLTFLDGRPVFPKDRACAEAWARGGLEEEYKERERWETRERRKIQDSLDGMAQIRKKALERRRLRESQEKGETEPPPTPEMLCKEDSIQGLTFSQEEVSVFVEDGLSAHEKLPESPLEQEGDENQVNSEDEEVDKLQRKDDEDQSQMKEVTEKGRVTQENSAQGQSFAEETKEEEENQNGFKTIEGNKQPPLISSLPPQADGLGSVRGPGPLVTELEDEEQLVTIHLPIRQSLRINDLPDLEDVDMEEFTSPQQVTKPKIEVISGGGDEEEAAGVRSDATAAFNPDINSLFVMGGSNKSDGLFGNSSSLVYPEDEDAFFQPPKSKVKQNPSVPLCLIEELD; this is encoded by the exons ATGGAAAATCAGTTGGAAGGCGGAGATACTTCAAAAACCCCTGGCACAAGCGGTTCAGAAGACGTTGTAAGGAGCTGTGATCAAGACAAACTGGAGGAtaagaaactgaagaaaagctCTCTGCAAAAGGAAAACCAATCAGAGCCACGTATGACCAAGAAGTTCCTCAAAGACCACTGCAAGCAGAACAAACTGTACTTAACACCTTGCCTGAACGACACACTGTATCTGCATTTCAAAGGTTTCTCCACCATAGAGAACCTGGAGGAGTACACAGGACTGAAGTGCCTCTGGCTGGAAAGCAACGGCCTGCGACGCATTGAGAACCTGGACGCCCAGACTGATCTGCGCTGCTTGTTCCTCCAGCAGAACCTCATTTCGAAGCTGGAAAACCTTGAACCTCTGAACAAACTCTGCACCCTGAATGTCTCTAACAACTACATCCACGTCATAGAGAACATCTCCTGCCTTCCTGACTTGAGCACTCTGCAAATTGCCCACAACAAGCTGGAGTCAGTGGGGGACGTGGAGCATCTGAGACGGTGTCAGGCCGTCAGTGTGTTAGACTTGTCTCACAACTTGTTACATGATCCAGACATCCTCTGTGTGCTCGAGGCCATGCCAGAACTGCGAGTGCTGAATCTGACGGGAAATGAAATGGTGAGAAAAATCCCAAACTACAGAAAGACCGTGATCGTACGCCTCAAGCAGCTCACTTTCCTTGACGGTCGCCCCGTGTTCCCCAAAGATCGGGCGTGTGCAGAGGCGTGGGCCAGGGGAGGACTGGAGGAGGAGTACAAGGAGAGGGAGCGGTGGGAAACaagggagaggaggaaaattCAGGACAGCTTGGACGGAATGGCTCAGATCCGAAAAAAGGCCCTGGAGAGAAGGCGCCTTCGAGAGTCACAAGAGAAAG GTGAAACCGAGCCTCCCCCCACTCCTGAGATGCTCTGTAAAGAAGACAGCATCCAGGGTTTGACTTTCTCTCAAGAAGAGGTCTCAGTCTTTGTGGAGGATGGCCTGAGTGCACATGAAAAGTTACCAGAGAGTCCATTAGAACAGGAGGGGGATGAAAATCAGGTAAATAGTGAAGATGAAGAAGTAGacaagctgcagagaaaagacgATGAGGATCAATCACAGATGAAGGAAGTGACAGAAAAAGGAAGAGTGACTCAGGAGAACTCTGCCCAAGGACAATCATTTGCAGAGGAgacaaaagaggaagaagaaaaccaaaatggGTTCAAGACGATTGAAGGAAACAAGCAGCCTCCTCTGATCAGCTCGCTACCTCCCCAAGCAGATGGGCTTGGATCTGTACGTGGTCCTGGACCACTAGTGACAGAACTGGAGGACGAGGAGCAGCTGGTAACCATTCACCTCCCCATACGGCAGTCACTGCGTATCAACGACCTGCCTGATTTGGAGGACGTGGACATGGAGGAGTTCACTTCTCCTCAGCAGGTGACCAAACCCAAGATAGAGGTCATATCAGGAGGCGGCGATGAAGAGGAGGCAGCTGGGGTTCGGAGTGATGCCACCGCCGCCTTTAATCCAGATATAAACTCATTGTTTGTAATGGGTGGCTCCAACAAATCTGACGGGCTCTTTGGTAATTCTTCATCACTGGTGTATCCAGAGGACGAGGACGCCTTTTTCCAGCCACCAAAGTCCAAAGTGAAGCAAAACCCCTCTGTGCCACTCTGCCTGATTGAAGAACTGGATTGA